The window CACCCAGTTCGCCGATCAGGCCGACGAGGTTCGTCTCGGCGATGCCCAGTTCGATGTGCTGCCCGGACGGCTTCTCACGCCAGTGCAGGATGGTCTCGGCGTCATCGGCGAACCAGTCGCGCCGTTCGATGGACGACCACACGCCGACCTTGTTCACCCACCCGCCGAGGTTCGTGCTGGAGCTGACATCGGGGCTGACCGTGACGACCCGTGCGGCCAACTCCGGGGCCGCTCTGGTCAGGTCCAGCAGAAGTCGGCCGAGCGCGGCCTGCGTGGTCGCGGTCCCGGACGGTGTCCGTCCGATGTCGACGGGCACGGCCGACGGCGCGTGGTGCGCCGGCTCGCTCCGGCGCAGCCGCCCGGCGGTCCGCCGGTACAGCTCATGGGCCGCGCCGTCCTCGTCGAAGGCACGCCAGGGGTCCGCCGGGTCGGCGCCGAGCCGCTCGGCGAACTCTCGCAACTGCTCCTCGGTCAGCAGAGCCGAGTGGTTCTGCGGATGTTCCTGGCCGGCCGGCCCGTGGCCCTTGATGGTGTAGGCGAGGATCACCGTCGGGCGGGTGTCGTCGATCGCCGAAAAGGCCGCGTCCAGCGCGGCCAGGTCGTGGCCGCCCAGGTTGGCCATCGCGGCCACCAGCGCCGAGTCCTCGACCTGGTCGACCAGTGCGCGGATCCGGTCGGTGCCGGGGCCTTCGGGCAGCCGCCGGCGCAGTTGCCCGGCGTCGCACCGCAGGAGTCGTTGGTATGCCGGGTTGGTCATCGCATCGATCCGCCGCCGCAGCTCCTCGCCGCCCGGCCGGGCGAACAACTCCTCGAGCCGCCGCCCGTACTTGAGTGTGATCACCTGCCAGCGGGCCGCGGTGAACATGCCCTGCAGCTTCTCGGCGGCGATGTCGGGCACGACCCGGTCCAGCGACTGCCGATTCAGGTCGACGACCCAGACCACCTCCCCCAGCTCGCCGACAGCGGAATCGAGCACCGCCTCCCACACCGCACCCTCGTCCAGCTCGGCGTCCCCCACCAACGAGAACTGCCGCCCAGTACCCACGTCGCCGACCGTGGCGTTGGCACAGCGCCGCGAGAGCGCCCCCCAGACCGGTGCAGTCGCGCCTATGCCGACGGACCCGGGCGAGCAGTCGACCGGGTCCGAATCCTTGGACCTGCTCGGATAGCTCTGCAGGCCGCCGAACTCGCGCAGCCTCGGCAGACAGGACGGGTCCAGCTCGCCCAGCAGGTAGTTGATCGCCTGCAGCACGGGCGATGCGCGCGGTTTCACCGACACCCGGTCCTGCGGCCGCAGAGGCCGGAACCAGAGCGCCGTCATGATCGACACTATGGACGCCGACGACGCCTGGTGTCCGCCCACCTTGAATCCCGAGGTGTTCGCGCGGACGCGGTTCGCGTGGTGGGTGATCGCCGATGACAGCCAGAGCACCCTGCTTTCCACCTCGCGCAGAACGCCGAAGTCGTCCTGAGTGTCGGGCGGCGTGGTGACTGGGCTGCTCATGACTGGCCAACTCCCGCGGTCGGCGGCGACTTCGGAGAGGCCACCTGACCATCAGCGCGTGAGCGGTTCACTCAGCCGCTCTTGAACTGGAGCCAAGTTAGTTATAGGGCATTGATCCAGTCAATACTAAAGACAAGGGCGTGGAATCTACCGTTCCCCCTCTCATGACTCAACGCCAAGAGTTAAGGTCGTCTCGCCGGGCAGGCAGGAAGCGCTCACCTGCCCACCGACCATGGCTGCCCTAACCGCGCGGAGCCGCGTAGCGAGCCGCGAGTGCCGGCTGGTTGCCGCCCGAGACAAAAGCACTCTCCGCGGCGAGCAAGGCGTCCAGGGCGGCGTCCTGACCCTCCAGACCGGGGGCGCAGACGGTCTCCCCCAGGCGCAGCCCTGCCAGGCTGGCCGACGCCACGTCCTCGGGCGTCATCGCCCAGGGGATGTTGTGGCCGGCACCGCTGTTCCACTCCGTTGCCACCACGCCGGGGCACAGCACCTGGACGCGGAGCGGGGTGTCGGCGAGTTCATTGGCGAGGGTACGGGTGAACCCCAGGGTGGCAGCCTTCGCGGCGACGTACAGGGTGCGCCGGGGCGCTCGCGGATCCGCGAAACCCGCACTGAAGGCGAGAAGCGAGGCGACGGTGACGATGGCGCCTTCGCCTGCCGCAAGCATTCCGGGAAGTGCGGCGTGCACCAGCCGGACGGGAGCGACGGCGTTGAGGGTGAGCAGGCGGTCGACGTCGGCCGACTCGACATCGGTGAGCGGGGCGTAGCCGCCGGCGCCGGCGTTGCTGATCAGCGTGCGCACGTCCCCGGTGGCCAGGCGGTCGGTGACAGCGGTGATCCCGTCGTGGGTCATGAGGTCGGCGGGCAGCACCTCGACGGCGGCCCCATGGGCGCGGAGTTCCTCGGCGAGGTCGGCGAGCCGGTCGGCACGTCGCGCCACCAGGACGAGGTCGTGGTCGTCGGCCAGGAGCCGGGCGTAGGCGGCGCCG is drawn from Streptomyces liliifuscus and contains these coding sequences:
- a CDS encoding thiamine pyrophosphate-dependent enzyme, whose product is MSSPVTTPPDTQDDFGVLREVESRVLWLSSAITHHANRVRANTSGFKVGGHQASSASIVSIMTALWFRPLRPQDRVSVKPRASPVLQAINYLLGELDPSCLPRLREFGGLQSYPSRSKDSDPVDCSPGSVGIGATAPVWGALSRRCANATVGDVGTGRQFSLVGDAELDEGAVWEAVLDSAVGELGEVVWVVDLNRQSLDRVVPDIAAEKLQGMFTAARWQVITLKYGRRLEELFARPGGEELRRRIDAMTNPAYQRLLRCDAGQLRRRLPEGPGTDRIRALVDQVEDSALVAAMANLGGHDLAALDAAFSAIDDTRPTVILAYTIKGHGPAGQEHPQNHSALLTEEQLREFAERLGADPADPWRAFDEDGAAHELYRRTAGRLRRSEPAHHAPSAVPVDIGRTPSGTATTQAALGRLLLDLTRAAPELAARVVTVSPDVSSSTNLGGWVNKVGVWSSIERRDWFADDAETILHWREKPSGQHIELGIAETNLVGLIGELGACWSKWGSRSCRSACCTTPSSNAPWNPGRSASTPADSPFWSVHPPGSRWPRKAVRTSRSRPRPSAWSSPVASPTNRRSPSTPNGHCSPAWHGSADRTAAPRTYGCRRGP
- a CDS encoding SDR family NAD(P)-dependent oxidoreductase gives rise to the protein MIRTIALITGASSGIGAAYARLLADDHDLVLVARRADRLADLAEELRAHGAAVEVLPADLMTHDGITAVTDRLATGDVRTLISNAGAGGYAPLTDVESADVDRLLTLNAVAPVRLVHAALPGMLAAGEGAIVTVASLLAFSAGFADPRAPRRTLYVAAKAATLGFTRTLANELADTPLRVQVLCPGVVATEWNSGAGHNIPWAMTPEDVASASLAGLRLGETVCAPGLEGQDAALDALLAAESAFVSGGNQPALAARYAAPRG